The Triticum aestivum cultivar Chinese Spring chromosome 7B, IWGSC CS RefSeq v2.1, whole genome shotgun sequence genome window below encodes:
- the LOC123156522 gene encoding uncharacterized protein — MSLRLPLPQGLSFFKSVGWFEDSKVDSAAKQQLSPKFKLQTDKEVYRPGDSVTATIEICSPASLKDEVGAASGGDVTSLLIDGLSFELKGIEKLDSQWFSVPKPLPGSKQRRGEYLFLDCSAPSLVSKVIIASGQTKTYIVRLELPRILPPSYRGISIRYIYYVRSTLFGRLIDLGNEDQTKGNVNSAVQLETRVPLQICVSQKSSNLLNEEGSFPLSVEQLSIFWREKDDESEWIKANDNTDLEEGYDSSKDEVSSVSSYNPSKSNTDFPIRTSTSTLSLSSRLSMNEALYSQGERPTFPSYNAIPRFSVSEISDDHGGGPVSPLRKLDQLHLDRRPSNGERFSLDSDRPKDDVGLPLTPKHVEPSGSEGFMRGRSYNIRIDDQVLLRFSPKNSDSTYYFGDMIGGALTFFHGTGTRRCLEVSITLETSETINPRVIHPSRRVSPTITKVHSEHHEVVADLHQTSFLFSIPIDGPMSFATSKVSVQWSLRFEFFTTPVGMDSSRYEHPLLVEKREKGDWVLPITVYAPPMRRRATHGRNDRSALVGNLLNS; from the exons ATGTCACTCCGACTTCCACTTCCGCAAGGGCTCTCCTTTTTCAAAAGTGTTGGGTGGTTTGAAGACAGTAAGGTTGATTCAGCTGCCAAGCAGCAGTTGTCTCCAAAATTTAAGCTCCAGACAGACAAGGAAGTGTATAGACCTGGTGATTCAGTTACCGCGACTATCGAAATCTGTAGTCCCGCTAGTTTAAAGGATGAAGTGGGGGCAGCGTCAGGTGGAGATGTCACATCTCTCTTGATAGATGGGCTATCTTTCGAACTTAAAGGAATTGAGAAGTTGGATAGCCAATGGTTCTCTGTTCCAAAGCCCTTACCAGGGTCTAAGCAAAGGAGAG GTGAATATTTGTTTTTGGATTGTTCGGCACCCTCATTAGTCTCCAAAGTAATAATAGCTTCGGGGCAAACAAAAACGT ATATTGTACGTCTAGAGCTCCCAAGGATTTTACCACCATCATATAGGGGCATCAGTATTCGCTATATTTATTATGTTAGAAGCACATTGTTTGGGAGATTGATTGACTTGGGTAACGAGGATCAAACTAAAGGCAATGTAAATAGTGCGGTTCAGCTG GAAACCCGAGTCCCATTGCAGATATGTGTTTCCCAGAAAAGCAGCAACTTACTAAATGAAGAAG GGAGTTTTCCACTCTCAGTTGAGCAACTGAGTATATTTTGGAGGGAAAAAGATGATGAGTCAGAATGG ATCAAAGCAAATGATAATACTGATCTAGAAGAAGGATATGATAGTTCGAAAGATGAAGTTTCATCGGTTTCCTCATATAACCCTTCCAAATCAAATACGGACTTTCCCATCAGGACCTCAACATCGACGCTCTCCTTATCATCACGTCTCTCCATGAATGAAGCATTGTATTCTCAGGGAGAGCGCCCCACTTTCCCGTCATATAATGCAATTCCTCGATTCTCAGTGTCCGAGATTTCTGATGACCATGGTGGAG GACCGGTATCACCTCTAAGGAAGCTAGATCAATTGCATTTGGATCGTCGTCCATCAAATGGCGAAAGATTTTCTCTAGATTCTGATCGCCCAAAAGATGACGTTGGACTCCCTCTCACGCCAAAACATGTTGAACCATCTGGAT CAGAAGGCTTTATGAGAGGAAGATCATATAATATACGAATAGATGATCAAGTCTTGCTTCGTTTCTCACCAAAGAATTCTGACTCAACTTATTACTTTGGTGATATG ATTGGTGGAGCACTCACTTTTTTTCATGGAACTGGAACGCGGAGATGTCTAGAG GTATCTATAACCTTGGAAACATCAGAAACAATTAATCCTCGTGTAATACACCCTTCACGAAGGGTCTCACCGACAATAACCAAG GTACACAGCGAACATCATGAAGTTGTTGCAGATCTTCACCAGACAAGTTTTCTCTTCTCAATTCCTATTGATGGACCAATGTCATTTGCAACCTCAAAGGTTTCTGTACAGTGGTCCCTTAGATTTGAGTTCTTCACAACTCCGGTCGGAATGGACTCATCAAG GTATGAGCACCCGCTTCTTgttgagaaaagagagaagggggacTGGGTCCTCCCAATAACAGTTTATGCACCGCCAATGCGTAGACGAGCTACTCATGGAAGAAACGATAGATCTGCGTTGGTTGGAAATCTTCTCAACTCATGA
- the LOC123159586 gene encoding uncharacterized protein, whose protein sequence is MGEHAYDHSSSSGGGMSPSTPPVQQQRRGSSRHAVVPRAATTRPAIRIIHIIAPEIIKTDVDNFRDLVQRLTGRHRHQPADATADDSAAVTVGVATTPLSPVEEKPQPQKKRLAPAPALADDFVAQQENRRRKKIKCEVVKVEEGGFGHGGGDLDFSELWMDLNPGGFLSFLEEDVFQGMMAPDLLQQPLGAPRMDLVGEMCASFLA, encoded by the coding sequence ATGGGGGAGCACGCGTACGaccacagcagcagcagcggcggcggcatgaGCCCGTCGACGCCGCCGGTGCAGCAGCAGCGCAGGGGCTCCTCGCGCCACGCGGTGGTTCCCAGGGCCGCCACGACGCGGCCGGCGATAAGGATCATCCACATCATCGCGCCGGAGATCATCAAGACCGACGTGGACAACTTCCGGGACCTCGTGCAGCGTCTCACCGGGAGGCACCGCCACCAGCCGGCCGACGCCACGGCGGACGACAGCGCGGCAGTGACGGTGGGCGTGGCGACGACGCCGCTATCGCCTGTAGAGGAGAAGCCGCAGCCGCAGAAGAAGAGGCTGGCGCCTGCGCCGGCGCTGGCGGACGATTTCGTGGCGCAGCAGGAgaacaggaggaggaagaagatcaaGTGCGAGGTGGTGAAGGTGGAGGAAGGAGGGTtcggccacggcggcggcgaccTCGACTTCAGCGAGCTGTGGATGGATCTCAACCCCGGGGGCTTCCTGAGCTTCTTGGAGGAGGACGTGTTCCAGGGGATGATGGCTCCCGACTTGCTGCAGCAGCCGCTGGGGGCGCCGAGGATGGATTTAGTTGGTGAAATGTGCGCCTCCTTTCTGGCTTAA